One Kitasatospora sp. NBC_01287 DNA window includes the following coding sequences:
- a CDS encoding phosphatase PAP2 family protein: MTLKNDYAYPARTADTARSEGASPSVDRLPEAAPERRRWWRRGQWEVLLLVYAGYDGSRLLVSGNRPQAQQHGRDLLSIERALGLSPEHWLNHAFAEHAWLGIPADFVYATLHYAVTAVVLFWVWRYRREHYARARTWLLLTTALGLVGFVAFPTAPPRLLDSSSGFMDILAQHASIGWWSGGGGVPKGLAAVTNDYAAMPSLHVGWALWCGLLLFRHSRSRVLRLLGLLYPAAIAVVVMGTANHYLLDCVAGVAATVLGLRGTGPATRLGAWIGAKRAARRA; the protein is encoded by the coding sequence GTGACCCTGAAGAACGACTACGCCTACCCCGCCCGCACGGCTGACACGGCCCGGAGCGAGGGCGCGTCCCCGTCGGTCGATCGGCTGCCCGAGGCCGCGCCGGAGCGGCGGCGGTGGTGGCGCCGCGGGCAGTGGGAGGTGCTGCTGCTGGTGTACGCGGGCTACGACGGGAGCCGGCTGCTCGTCAGCGGCAACCGGCCGCAGGCGCAGCAGCACGGGCGGGACCTGCTCTCCATCGAGCGCGCGCTGGGCCTGAGTCCGGAGCACTGGCTCAACCACGCCTTCGCCGAGCACGCCTGGCTGGGCATACCCGCCGACTTCGTCTACGCCACACTGCACTACGCGGTCACGGCGGTGGTGCTGTTCTGGGTGTGGCGCTACCGCCGCGAGCACTACGCCCGCGCCCGCACCTGGCTGCTGCTGACGACGGCCCTGGGACTGGTGGGGTTCGTGGCGTTCCCGACCGCGCCGCCGCGGCTGCTCGACAGCTCCTCGGGGTTCATGGACATACTGGCGCAGCACGCCTCGATCGGGTGGTGGAGCGGCGGGGGCGGCGTGCCGAAGGGGCTCGCCGCGGTGACCAACGACTACGCGGCGATGCCGAGTCTGCACGTCGGCTGGGCCCTGTGGTGCGGGCTGCTGCTCTTCCGTCACAGCCGCAGCCGGGTGCTGCGGCTGCTCGGCCTGCTCTACCCGGCGGCCATCGCCGTCGTGGTGATGGGCACGGCCAACCACTACCTGCTGGACTGCGTGGCCGGGGTCGCGGCGACCGTGCTCGGCCTGCGGGGCACCGGGCCGGCGACGCGACTGGGCGCGTGGATCGGCGCGAAGCGGGCGGCCCGCCGAGCGTGA
- a CDS encoding LLM class flavin-dependent oxidoreductase, protein MRFGLFYELQLPRPWQPDSELKLVQEALEQIELADRLGFDYAWAVEHHFLEEYSHCSAPEVLLGAASQRTERIRLGHGIAVLPPGINPTARVVERIGMLDLLSNGRIEFGTGESSTLMELSAFGVERETKRDQWLEAVNAASRMFVEEPFAGVDGKYVKMPPRNVIPKPLQKPHPPMWTACSRQEGLVYAARNGLGALTLSFVQPDEAKKWVGDYYATITSEECVPVGFSVNPQVAMTAYLMCHEDESVARERSLADHQFFARSLSYYWGVGSPAPGQTVLADQLGLDLARDSVGTFPQQLDGAHAAVGTPEQIRQQLREYEAAGVDQILLIAQSGRIKHEHICESLELFAREVMPEFAERHEKAEAEKTARLAPAIEAALARRQPPQKVDPDYRVPPTIQPPGAIERL, encoded by the coding sequence TTGCGATTCGGACTGTTCTACGAACTGCAGCTGCCGCGCCCCTGGCAGCCGGACTCCGAGCTGAAGCTGGTTCAGGAGGCGCTGGAGCAGATTGAGCTGGCGGACCGTCTCGGTTTCGACTACGCCTGGGCGGTGGAGCACCACTTCCTCGAGGAGTACAGCCACTGCTCCGCTCCTGAGGTCCTGCTCGGCGCGGCGAGTCAGCGCACCGAGCGGATCCGGCTCGGGCACGGGATCGCCGTGCTGCCCCCGGGGATCAACCCGACGGCGCGAGTGGTCGAGCGGATCGGCATGCTCGACCTGCTCTCCAACGGCCGTATCGAGTTCGGCACCGGAGAGTCGAGCACCCTGATGGAGCTCTCCGCCTTCGGCGTGGAGCGCGAGACCAAGCGTGACCAGTGGCTGGAGGCCGTCAACGCCGCGAGCCGCATGTTCGTCGAGGAGCCGTTCGCCGGCGTTGACGGCAAGTACGTCAAGATGCCGCCGCGCAACGTCATACCCAAGCCGCTGCAGAAGCCGCACCCGCCGATGTGGACGGCCTGCAGCCGGCAGGAGGGCCTGGTGTACGCCGCCCGCAACGGCCTGGGCGCGCTGACCCTCTCGTTCGTCCAGCCGGACGAGGCCAAGAAGTGGGTGGGGGACTACTACGCGACAATCACTTCCGAGGAGTGCGTGCCGGTAGGCTTCTCCGTCAATCCCCAGGTCGCCATGACGGCGTACCTGATGTGCCACGAGGACGAGTCCGTGGCGCGTGAGCGCAGTCTCGCCGATCACCAGTTCTTCGCGCGGTCGCTCTCCTACTACTGGGGCGTGGGGTCGCCGGCGCCCGGGCAGACGGTGCTGGCGGATCAACTGGGCCTCGACCTCGCCAGGGACTCCGTAGGAACGTTCCCGCAGCAGCTGGACGGGGCGCACGCCGCGGTCGGGACCCCTGAGCAGATCCGGCAGCAGCTGCGGGAGTACGAGGCGGCCGGCGTCGACCAGATCCTGCTGATCGCCCAGTCCGGGCGCATCAAGCATGAGCACATCTGCGAATCGTTGGAACTCTTCGCCAGGGAGGTCATGCCGGAGTTCGCCGAACGCCACGAGAAGGCCGAGGCGGAGAAGACGGCGCGGCTGGCCCCGGCCATCGAGGCGGCGCTGGCACGCCGCCAGCCCCCGCAGAAGGTGGACCCGGACTACCGCGTTCCGCCGACGATCCAGCCGCCGGGCGCGATCGAGCGTCTGTGA
- a CDS encoding non-ribosomal peptide synthetase gives MTATNQEHGGLELVQRFRTLSPKQQRAVRALLEKQGVDLSLLDVIPRVPRSADDLAPLSSTQQRLWFLAQLDGSSAAAAYNLPGATRLLGPLDRPALVRALDAVVQRHEATRTRFVVKDGVPYQHVGDGSEFSLRTEELADPARLPLLMEREATTPFDLDRDPLVRVRLLRLSEQEHVLLITMHHTVCDGWSYRVINRDLALLYEAFRAGQPNPLKPLPIQYADFAHWQRDWFAGEEYARRLDYWTTRLAGVNPRLSLPTDRPRPPVKTYNGAREVFRCPPALVDKLHAVATQHGATLYMTLLAAYNVVLHRYTQQTDIAVGTVVANRIRPELEGLVGYFANTLVIRADLTDDPTFSELLTQVRRTTLEAYDHQDIPFEAVVEALQLERDLSQHSPAFQTMFVLQEAWAEPVTRVGGLELRLLDIDIPVAKFDLAFELQETPDGLVGTVEYNTDLFDRETIQRLVHHYTTMLDVVADEPAGRISRLRMLDAAERRRALLEWNELPADVESAQRCLHQWFEEVVSGAPDAVAVAYGDESLTYAELNARANRLARHLRRLGVAPGVLVALCLPRSEQILVSVLAVLKAGGAYLPLDPAVPAERLEYVLEDAAPRVLLVDGAVPEGVAWSAGPVIDVRVDAGQWADASADDLVAGEVGSSPADLAYVIYTSGSTGKPKGVMIEHRNVTRLLTATRQWFDFGREDVWPLFHSFAFDVSVWEMWGALLHGGRLVVVPQAVTRNPREFYELLCANGVTVLNQTPSAFGQLITAQGDQGAPHRIRAVVFAGEALDVAALEPWMRRPVNRGTRLVNMYGTTETTVHATHRVVTEDDTDSSASPIGQRIPDLRTYVLDGHGEPVPVGAVGEIYLGGAGVGRGYLNRPELTRERFLPDPFSGRPGDRMYRTGDLARQLPDGSMEYLGRNDDQVKIRGFRIELGEIEAVVGRHPAVLSCVVAAREDQPGNKQLVAYVVLADGQAGQVEQAEQEQRTELRRLAERALPEYMVPSAFVMLESLPLTNNGKLDRRALPAPGIDAYTQREYIAPSTATERALAAVWADLLGFDPDRVSAHDNFFQLGGHSLLITVLVARLKELGFDVPVRSVFSSPTLARLATEIDAGTAGPAYQPPPSLIPDGCERITPQLLPLIDLDQAQIDAITATVPGGAPNIQDIYPLASAQEGILFHHLLDPDNDPYLVSLLLVAENEQVCVRFTEALQALIARHDVMRTAVITTGLPEPAQVVYRSARLTVDRTTLDPHADIEQQVNTLLDQPARMRVDQAPMLRLLVAEDPGSDRRYLLLSAHHLVEDATTLWLFLKEMAVHMAGRSEELAPAPPYRDFVAHTLHQTASADGEAYFRAALGDVTEPTTPFGLTNVRGDGHQYPQLRRAMPVELTRDLRAQAMRLRTSPACLFHVAWACVVAAASGRDDVVLGTVLSGRLQGVPGVERMLGNFINTLPLRVRLAGRTVRELISEVDAGLQELIAREQSPLSLAQRCSGLDVDTQIFSAVVNVRHFDGVPGAETSPLEDQGIHWQGEADAINYPLVVSLDDFGAEFAYHVRVDDSVACETLVDYVETALSGIVAALAADDGASTPALAIEVLSPAERRRVLTEWNQPPAALAAPARCLHEWFQDVARKTPDAVALEYEGRTLTYRELNARANRLARHLRGLGVGRDVLVALALPRSEQLMVCVLAVLKAGGAYVPVDPTVPVERLRYILGDSRPRALLTDGPLPEGLDTSGVPVVDIRVDADRWADEPDGDLAGTAVAPADLAYVIYTSGSTGAPKGVLVEHRNVTRLFTATEEWFGFGGEDVWTLFHSFAFDFSVWEMWGALLYGGRLVVVPQAVTRNPREFYELLCANGVTVLNQTPSAFGQLITAQGDQGAPHRLRTVVFGGEALDVAALEPWMRRPVNRGTRLVNMYGITETTVHVTYRPLNAADADGSASPIGQRIPDLRTYVLDGHGEPVPVGAVGELYVGGAGVARGYLNRPELTRERFLPDPFSGRPGDRMYRTGDLARQLPDGSMEYLGRNDDQVKIRGFRIELGEIEAALAQHGTVAQSVVLPQESGDGRTLVGYVCPSPEWLDEVAQEQNATLVEQWQRVFEDEYAGSQDADTSDDLNLAGWENSYTGEPIPVSDMREWIDGTVRLIEELRPKRLLEVGCGTGLLLLRYAGACESVHALDLSASALDDVRRGAERRGWSHVTLAQGDALSAAALPEGTFDTIVVNSVVQYFPNRLYLEEAIARLLPLLAEGGRILIGDVRNLDLLSAHLGAVERSRARSGTTAGALAARLRRRRRHESELLLSPSYFARLGERFPELGAVDLMVKRGVGDNEMLAYRYDVVLTKSAVTSVAPLAWLEAADPGALRDLLDGDLPNRFGVTGLTNSRIREDVRVAEGVTLWSPGHEVAPLPGEARLSAAAAAEARELEALLRRAEELGYRVSATWSQSRLDGLDLVFGRGELPPVQARAPYRAPHLANVPRLADLVPAVARLLREHLSTRLPEYLVPSAFVLLEELPLTPNGKIDKRALPAPDENDVAKEAYVAPHTDAQRTLCRVLESTLGTGRIGIRDNFFALGGDSLLAVRLAMRIRQETGTDISLQAVLTSTTIEEMASALEQSATTPAVEPLLPAATEQAGAQAPLSLQQRELWFLDWPEHLGASYRNAQLTLRITGRLDRDAYTRAVRALVERHPVLRTGYVRDEEVTQRVTDGAGFTVNVMNVDDQDAAIEWLRAERVRPFAPDDRAMLRAHLLVLSESEHVVAFTRPWGVFDGWSVNLLLADLFEMCRAFSKGEEPRLTPLQLTYADFARWQSRTVDAAELGRQEEYWRRQLAGLPACSSLRTDYPRGPVRSYQGASVEFEIPLDLLTRIRALSQEEGVTLYTALLSAYAVLLGGYTRDRELAIGTPVANRPGPELEHVVGMFVSELVMRLDVTRDRAFTAVLAQAKQVMIEGQQHKDLPRADLVRALVPEPDPACPPLSQVMFNLLPRPASAPGGADGPAELQVTQLRSDPGPAMFDLTLTATETESGVRCSLAYSTDLFARGTAERMALYYERLLREIAAAPEADLDALRARAGLPEEV, from the coding sequence TCATCCCGCGAGTACCCCGGTCGGCCGATGACCTGGCCCCGTTGTCGTCCACCCAGCAGCGCCTGTGGTTCCTCGCGCAGCTGGACGGGTCGAGCGCGGCGGCGGCCTACAACCTCCCGGGCGCGACGCGGCTGCTGGGGCCGCTCGACCGGCCCGCGCTCGTGCGGGCGCTGGACGCCGTGGTACAGCGGCACGAGGCCACCCGCACCCGGTTCGTGGTCAAGGACGGTGTGCCGTACCAGCACGTGGGAGACGGCAGCGAGTTCTCGCTGCGCACCGAGGAGCTCGCGGACCCGGCCCGGTTACCGCTGCTCATGGAGCGCGAGGCGACCACGCCGTTCGACCTGGACCGCGATCCGCTCGTCCGGGTGCGGCTGCTCCGGCTGTCCGAGCAGGAGCACGTCCTGCTGATCACGATGCACCACACCGTGTGCGACGGCTGGTCGTACCGCGTCATCAACCGCGACCTCGCGCTGCTGTACGAGGCCTTCCGCGCGGGACAGCCCAACCCCTTGAAGCCGCTGCCCATCCAGTACGCCGACTTCGCCCACTGGCAGCGGGACTGGTTCGCCGGCGAGGAGTACGCGCGCCGGCTGGACTACTGGACGACACGGCTCGCCGGCGTCAACCCGCGGCTGTCGCTGCCGACCGACCGGCCCCGCCCGCCGGTCAAGACCTACAACGGGGCACGCGAGGTGTTCCGCTGCCCGCCCGCGCTCGTGGACAAGCTGCATGCCGTCGCGACGCAGCACGGGGCCACGCTGTACATGACCCTGCTGGCGGCCTACAACGTCGTGCTGCACCGCTACACGCAGCAGACGGACATCGCCGTCGGCACGGTGGTCGCGAACCGCATCCGGCCCGAGCTGGAGGGGCTCGTCGGCTACTTCGCCAACACCCTGGTGATCCGTGCCGACCTGACGGACGATCCGACCTTCTCCGAGCTGCTCACCCAGGTGCGCAGGACCACTCTGGAGGCGTACGACCACCAGGACATCCCCTTCGAAGCCGTGGTGGAGGCGCTGCAGCTGGAGCGTGACCTCAGCCAGCACTCCCCCGCCTTCCAGACGATGTTCGTGCTGCAGGAGGCGTGGGCCGAGCCGGTGACCAGGGTGGGCGGGCTGGAGCTCCGTCTCCTCGACATCGACATCCCGGTCGCCAAGTTCGATCTCGCCTTCGAGCTCCAGGAGACCCCGGACGGGCTGGTCGGAACCGTCGAGTACAACACGGACCTGTTCGATCGGGAGACGATCCAGCGTCTGGTCCACCACTACACCACGATGCTCGATGTCGTCGCGGACGAGCCCGCGGGGCGGATCTCCCGCCTGCGGATGCTCGACGCGGCCGAGCGCCGGCGGGCGCTGCTGGAGTGGAACGAGCTCCCGGCAGACGTGGAGTCGGCCCAGCGGTGTCTGCACCAGTGGTTCGAGGAAGTGGTGTCGGGGGCACCCGACGCGGTGGCGGTGGCGTACGGGGACGAGTCCCTGACCTATGCCGAGCTGAACGCGCGGGCCAATCGGCTGGCACGTCATCTGCGGCGGTTGGGCGTGGCCCCGGGTGTCCTGGTGGCGCTGTGCCTGCCACGCAGTGAGCAGATCCTGGTGAGCGTGCTGGCGGTGCTGAAGGCGGGGGGTGCGTACCTCCCCTTGGACCCGGCTGTTCCGGCGGAGCGGCTGGAGTACGTGCTGGAGGACGCCGCGCCGCGGGTGCTCCTGGTGGACGGCGCGGTGCCCGAGGGTGTGGCGTGGTCCGCGGGACCGGTCATCGATGTGCGGGTGGACGCCGGGCAGTGGGCCGACGCGTCGGCCGACGACCTGGTGGCCGGTGAGGTGGGGTCGTCGCCGGCCGATCTGGCGTATGTGATCTACACGTCGGGGTCGACCGGCAAGCCGAAGGGCGTGATGATCGAGCACCGGAACGTGACGCGTCTGCTGACGGCGACACGGCAGTGGTTCGATTTCGGTCGTGAGGACGTCTGGCCGCTGTTCCACTCCTTCGCCTTCGACGTCTCGGTCTGGGAGATGTGGGGCGCGCTGCTGCACGGCGGGCGCCTGGTGGTCGTACCGCAGGCCGTCACCCGCAACCCGCGAGAGTTCTACGAACTGCTCTGCGCCAACGGGGTGACGGTGCTGAACCAGACCCCCAGCGCCTTCGGGCAGTTGATCACCGCCCAGGGCGACCAGGGCGCGCCGCACCGGATCCGGGCGGTGGTGTTCGCCGGTGAGGCGCTGGACGTGGCGGCGCTGGAGCCGTGGATGCGGCGCCCGGTCAACCGCGGCACCCGCCTGGTCAACATGTACGGGACCACCGAGACCACTGTGCACGCGACACACCGGGTGGTGACGGAGGACGACACCGACAGCTCGGCGAGCCCGATCGGGCAGCGGATCCCCGACCTGCGGACGTACGTCCTGGACGGGCACGGCGAACCGGTCCCCGTCGGCGCCGTCGGTGAGATCTACCTTGGCGGCGCCGGCGTGGGACGCGGCTACCTGAACCGCCCCGAGCTGACCCGGGAGCGCTTCCTGCCCGACCCGTTCAGCGGGCGACCCGGCGACCGCATGTACCGGACCGGCGACCTGGCCCGCCAACTGCCGGACGGCTCGATGGAATACCTGGGCCGCAACGACGACCAGGTCAAGATCCGCGGCTTCCGCATCGAACTCGGCGAGATCGAGGCCGTCGTCGGCCGGCACCCCGCCGTGCTCTCGTGCGTGGTCGCGGCTCGCGAGGACCAGCCGGGCAACAAGCAGCTGGTCGCCTACGTGGTCCTGGCGGACGGGCAGGCTGGGCAGGTTGAGCAGGCGGAGCAGGAGCAGCGCACAGAGTTGCGCCGGCTCGCGGAACGCGCGCTTCCGGAGTACATGGTCCCCAGCGCCTTCGTCATGCTGGAGAGCCTGCCCCTCACCAACAACGGCAAGCTCGACCGCAGGGCCCTGCCGGCCCCCGGCATCGACGCGTACACCCAGCGGGAGTACATCGCGCCGAGCACCGCCACCGAGCGTGCGCTGGCGGCGGTCTGGGCGGACCTGCTGGGCTTCGATCCGGACCGGGTCAGCGCGCACGACAACTTCTTCCAGCTCGGCGGCCATTCGCTGCTGATCACGGTCCTGGTGGCCAGGCTCAAGGAACTCGGCTTCGACGTCCCGGTCCGCAGCGTGTTCAGCAGCCCGACGCTCGCCCGGCTGGCGACGGAGATCGACGCCGGCACGGCGGGCCCGGCGTACCAACCGCCGCCCAGCCTGATCCCCGACGGCTGCGAGCGCATCACCCCGCAGCTGCTTCCGCTCATCGACCTCGACCAGGCGCAGATCGACGCGATCACGGCCACCGTCCCCGGCGGCGCGCCCAACATCCAGGACATCTACCCCCTGGCCTCCGCGCAGGAGGGAATCCTCTTCCACCACCTGCTCGACCCGGACAACGACCCGTACCTGGTCTCCCTGCTTCTGGTCGCCGAGAACGAGCAGGTGTGCGTCCGGTTCACCGAGGCGTTGCAGGCGCTGATCGCGCGCCATGACGTGATGCGCACAGCGGTGATCACCACCGGGCTGCCCGAGCCCGCGCAGGTCGTGTACCGCAGCGCCCGGCTGACGGTGGATCGGACCACGCTGGATCCGCACGCCGACATCGAGCAGCAGGTGAACACCCTGCTGGACCAGCCCGCGCGGATGCGGGTCGACCAGGCCCCCATGCTGCGGCTGCTCGTCGCCGAGGACCCGGGCTCCGATCGCCGGTACCTGCTGCTGAGCGCCCACCACCTCGTCGAGGACGCCACCACCCTGTGGCTGTTCCTCAAGGAGATGGCGGTCCACATGGCCGGCCGCAGCGAGGAGCTGGCGCCCGCCCCGCCCTACCGCGACTTCGTCGCCCACACCCTGCACCAGACGGCGTCGGCCGACGGGGAGGCCTACTTCCGGGCCGCCCTCGGCGATGTCACCGAGCCGACCACGCCGTTCGGGCTGACGAACGTGCGCGGGGACGGGCACCAGTATCCGCAGCTGCGCCGAGCCATGCCGGTGGAGCTCACCCGTGACCTGCGGGCCCAGGCGATGCGGCTGCGGACCAGCCCGGCCTGCCTCTTCCACGTCGCCTGGGCCTGTGTCGTGGCCGCAGCGAGTGGACGCGACGATGTCGTGCTCGGCACCGTGCTGTCCGGACGCCTGCAGGGGGTGCCCGGAGTGGAGCGGATGCTGGGCAACTTCATCAACACCCTTCCGCTGCGGGTGCGGCTGGCCGGGCGTACCGTCCGTGAGCTGATCAGCGAGGTCGACGCCGGCCTCCAGGAGCTGATCGCCCGTGAGCAGAGCCCGTTGAGCCTGGCACAGCGCTGCAGCGGCCTGGACGTCGATACGCAGATCTTCAGCGCGGTGGTCAACGTCCGGCACTTCGACGGGGTGCCGGGCGCCGAGACCTCCCCCCTCGAGGACCAGGGCATTCACTGGCAGGGGGAGGCGGACGCGATCAACTACCCCCTGGTGGTGTCGCTGGACGACTTCGGAGCTGAGTTCGCGTACCACGTCCGGGTCGACGACTCGGTGGCCTGCGAGACCCTGGTGGACTACGTCGAGACGGCGCTGTCCGGGATCGTCGCCGCCCTCGCCGCCGACGACGGTGCGAGCACTCCCGCGCTCGCCATCGAGGTGCTGTCCCCGGCCGAGCGCCGACGGGTACTGACCGAGTGGAACCAGCCGCCGGCGGCCCTGGCCGCCCCGGCCCGGTGCCTGCACGAGTGGTTCCAGGACGTGGCCAGGAAGACCCCCGACGCGGTGGCGCTGGAGTACGAGGGCCGCACGCTCACCTACCGCGAGCTGAACGCGCGGGCGAACCGGCTGGCCCGGCACCTGCGCGGGCTCGGCGTCGGCCGCGACGTGCTGGTGGCGCTGGCCCTGCCCCGCAGCGAGCAGCTGATGGTGTGTGTGCTGGCGGTCCTGAAGGCGGGCGGCGCCTACGTGCCGGTCGACCCGACGGTCCCGGTGGAGCGGCTGCGCTACATCCTCGGGGACAGCCGGCCTCGGGCCCTGTTGACGGACGGGCCGCTGCCCGAGGGCCTGGACACCTCCGGGGTTCCGGTGGTGGACATCCGGGTCGACGCCGATCGCTGGGCGGACGAGCCGGACGGTGACCTGGCCGGTACCGCGGTCGCACCGGCGGACCTCGCGTACGTGATCTACACGTCGGGGTCGACCGGCGCGCCCAAGGGCGTGCTGGTGGAACACCGCAACGTGACACGGCTGTTCACCGCCACCGAGGAGTGGTTCGGCTTCGGTGGCGAGGATGTCTGGACGCTGTTCCACTCCTTCGCCTTCGACTTCTCGGTCTGGGAGATGTGGGGCGCGCTGCTGTACGGCGGGCGCCTGGTGGTCGTGCCGCAGGCCGTCACCCGCAACCCGCGAGAGTTCTACGAACTGCTCTGCGCCAACGGGGTGACGGTGCTGAACCAGACCCCCAGCGCCTTCGGGCAGTTGATCACCGCCCAGGGCGACCAGGGCGCGCCGCACCGGCTGCGGACGGTGGTGTTCGGTGGTGAGGCGCTGGACGTGGCGGCGCTGGAGCCGTGGATGCGGCGCCCGGTCAACCGCGGCACCCGCCTGGTCAACATGTACGGAATCACCGAGACCACCGTGCACGTGACGTACCGTCCGCTCAACGCGGCCGACGCCGACGGTTCGGCGAGCCCGATCGGGCAGCGGATCCCCGACCTGCGGACGTACGTCCTGGACGGGCACGGCGAACCGGTCCCCGTCGGCGCCGTCGGCGAGTTGTACGTGGGCGGGGCGGGTGTGGCCCGCGGCTACCTGAACCGCCCCGAGCTGACCCGGGAGCGCTTCCTGCCCGACCCGTTCAGCGGGCGACCCGGCGACCGCATGTACCGGACCGGCGACCTGGCCCGCCAACTGCCGGACGGCTCGATGGAATACCTGGGCCGCAACGACGACCAGGTCAAGATCCGCGGCTTCCGCATCGAACTCGGCGAGATCGAGGCCGCCCTCGCCCAGCACGGGACGGTGGCGCAGAGCGTCGTCCTCCCGCAGGAGTCCGGCGACGGCCGCACCCTGGTCGGGTACGTGTGCCCGAGCCCCGAGTGGCTCGACGAGGTCGCCCAGGAGCAGAACGCCACCCTCGTCGAGCAGTGGCAGCGGGTCTTCGAGGACGAGTACGCCGGGTCCCAGGACGCGGACACCTCCGACGACCTCAACCTGGCCGGCTGGGAGAACAGCTACACCGGCGAGCCCATCCCCGTGTCCGACATGCGCGAGTGGATCGACGGCACGGTCCGGCTCATCGAGGAACTGCGGCCCAAGCGGCTGCTCGAGGTCGGCTGCGGCACCGGGCTGCTGCTCCTGCGCTACGCCGGGGCCTGCGAATCGGTGCACGCCCTGGATCTGTCCGCCTCCGCGCTCGACGACGTCCGCAGGGGCGCGGAGCGCCGCGGCTGGTCGCACGTCACGCTGGCCCAGGGAGACGCCCTGTCGGCGGCGGCACTGCCCGAGGGCACGTTCGACACCATCGTGGTCAACTCGGTGGTCCAGTACTTCCCGAACCGGCTCTATCTGGAGGAGGCCATCGCCCGGTTGCTGCCCCTCCTCGCGGAGGGCGGCCGCATCCTGATCGGTGACGTCCGCAACCTGGACCTCCTCTCGGCCCACCTGGGCGCGGTGGAGCGGAGCAGGGCGAGGTCGGGCACCACGGCCGGAGCGCTGGCCGCGCGGCTGCGACGCCGCCGGCGGCACGAGAGCGAGTTGCTCCTCAGCCCCAGCTACTTCGCCCGGTTGGGCGAGCGGTTCCCCGAGCTGGGAGCCGTCGACCTCATGGTCAAGCGCGGGGTGGGCGACAACGAGATGCTCGCCTACCGCTACGACGTGGTGCTGACCAAGTCGGCCGTCACGTCCGTGGCGCCGCTCGCATGGCTGGAAGCCGCCGACCCGGGAGCGCTGCGCGACCTGCTGGACGGCGATCTCCCCAACCGGTTCGGTGTCACCGGCCTGACCAACTCCCGGATCAGGGAGGACGTGCGGGTCGCCGAGGGGGTGACCCTCTGGTCACCCGGTCATGAGGTGGCGCCACTGCCCGGTGAGGCACGGCTGTCCGCCGCGGCCGCCGCGGAGGCCAGGGAGCTCGAAGCCCTGCTGCGGCGTGCCGAGGAGCTCGGCTACCGGGTGTCGGCCACCTGGTCGCAGAGCCGCCTCGACGGCCTGGACCTGGTGTTCGGCCGGGGCGAGCTGCCCCCGGTACAGGCCCGGGCCCCCTACCGCGCACCGCACCTGGCGAACGTGCCGCGGCTCGCCGACCTGGTCCCCGCCGTGGCCAGGCTGCTCAGGGAGCACCTGTCCACCCGCCTGCCGGAGTACCTGGTCCCCAGTGCCTTCGTGCTCCTCGAAGAGCTCCCCCTGACACCCAACGGAAAGATCGACAAGCGGGCACTGCCCGCCCCGGACGAGAACGACGTGGCCAAGGAGGCCTACGTCGCGCCGCACACCGATGCCCAGCGGACGCTCTGCCGCGTGCTGGAGAGCACGCTGGGGACCGGCAGGATCGGCATCAGGGACAACTTCTTCGCTCTCGGCGGGGACTCCCTGCTCGCGGTCCGGCTCGCCATGCGGATCCGGCAGGAGACCGGTACGGACATCTCCCTCCAGGCGGTCCTCACCAGCACCACCATCGAGGAGATGGCCTCGGCGCTGGAGCAGTCGGCGACCACCCCGGCAGTCGAGCCGTTGCTGCCGGCTGCCACCGAACAGGCGGGTGCCCAGGCCCCGCTCTCGCTCCAGCAGCGGGAGTTGTGGTTCCTGGACTGGCCGGAACACCTGGGCGCCTCGTACCGCAACGCCCAGCTGACCCTGCGGATCACCGGCCGGTTGGACCGTGACGCCTACACGCGCGCCGTCCGGGCCCTGGTCGAACGCCACCCCGTCCTGCGCACCGGGTACGTCCGCGACGAGGAGGTCACCCAGCGGGTGACCGACGGCGCCGGCTTCACCGTCAACGTCATGAACGTCGACGACCAGGACGCGGCCATCGAGTGGCTCCGGGCCGAGCGGGTGCGTCCGTTCGCGCCGGACGACCGGGCCATGCTCCGCGCGCACCTGCTGGTGCTGTCCGAGAGCGAGCACGTCGTCGCCTTCACCAGGCCGTGGGGCGTCTTCGACGGATGGTCGGTGAACCTCCTGCTGGCGGACCTGTTCGAGATGTGCCGCGCGTTCAGCAAGGGGGAGGAGCCCCGACTGACGCCTCTGCAGCTGACCTACGCCGACTTCGCACGCTGGCAGAGCCGCACGGTGGATGCCGCGGAACTCGGCCGGCAGGAGGAGTACTGGCGCCGGCAGCTGGCCGGGCTGCCCGCCTGCTCGTCGCTGCGCACCGACTACCCGCGTGGCCCGGTGAGGTCGTATCAGGGCGCCTCGGTGGAGTTCGAGATCCCCCTCGACCTGCTCACCCGGATCCGAGCGCTGAGCCAGGAGGAGGGCGTCACGCTGTACACGGCCCTGCTGTCGGCGTACGCCGTCCTGCTGGGCGGATACACCCGGGACCGCGAGCTGGCGATCGGCACGCCGGTCGCCAACCGCCCCGGCCCGGAACTGGAGCACGTCGTCGGGATGTTCGTCAGCGAGCTCGTGATGCGGCTGGACGTGACACGGGACCGGGCGTTCACCGCCGTGCTGGCACAGGCCAAGCAGGTCATGATCGAGGGGCAGCAGCACAAGGACCTGCCGCGCGCCGACCTGGTCCGCGCCCTGGTGCCGGAGCCCGACCCGGCCTGTCCCCCGCTGTCGCAGGTGATGTTCAACCTGCTTCCGAGGCCGGCGTCCGCGCCGGGCGGTGCCGACGGACCGGCGGAACTCCAGGTGACCCAGCTGCGCTCGGACCCCGGTCCGGCGATGTTCGACCTCACCCTGACGGCCACTGAGACCGAGTCCGGCGTGCGCTGCTCCCTGGCGTACAGCACCGACCTGTTCGCGCGGGGGACGGCTGAGCGCATGGCGCTGTACTACGAACGCCTGCTGCGGGAGATCGCGGCAGCCCCGGAGGCGGACCTGGACGCGCTGCGGGCCAGGGCCGGCCTGCCCGAAGAGGTCTGA